In Galactobacillus timonensis, the genomic window TACTTAGAGCCTGTGCTTTTGAGCTCTCTTTTGCGCAATTTCATAGACTTCTTCGTCTTCATGAAGCCCAATAACTACCATAAGCATTTGAGATTCTGTTCGGATAAGGCTGTAAACCACACGGATTCCATCATTTTTCAGCTTGATCTTAAACAAACCGGTAAGGTTAATAGCACGCTTATGGCCGAGAGGCTTGCCGTAACCGCCTTCGCTTTGCGGAAGGGGATTCTGACATACCTTTTCGATCGCTTTCATTACACGAAGGATCTGCTGCCTTGAAAGCTGTTGAAAATCCTTTTCAGTTTCGGGAAGATAGAAAACGCTCCAACTCATTCAAATTCAGCCTCATCAAAGGAATCAAGATCCTGGGCAGTAATATTCATGCGTTTAGCCATATCCTTCTGGCTGATCAGCGTGTTTGGATTGTAGTTCGCCATTCGCTCAACAGCCAACGTAAGGAGACGGTAATCGTTAAGCTCATCCTGGATTTCTACATATTCAGCAGGTGAAACAATCACTGCCTCGGCTGAATTATTCTTGATTACAACTTTGGGACCGTTTTTTTTTACGTCGCTGAAGATTTTCCCTGCAAACCCCCGATTGAACTGTGAGATCGGAACAATATTTTCGATAGCACTAAGTACGGATGACATAAAAAGTAGCTCCTTTCACAACGGTAGAATTTCACATCAATATAAAAAATGATGTATTTATCAGTAA contains:
- a CDS encoding type II toxin-antitoxin system Phd/YefM family antitoxin, translated to MSSVLSAIENIVPISQFNRGFAGKIFSDVKKNGPKVVIKNNSAEAVIVSPAEYVEIQDELNDYRLLTLAVERMANYNPNTLISQKDMAKRMNITAQDLDSFDEAEFE
- a CDS encoding type II toxin-antitoxin system RelE family toxin yields the protein MSWSVFYLPETEKDFQQLSRQQILRVMKAIEKVCQNPLPQSEGGYGKPLGHKRAINLTGLFKIKLKNDGIRVVYSLIRTESQMLMVVIGLHEDEEVYEIAQKRAQKHRL